A DNA window from Pogona vitticeps strain Pit_001003342236 chromosome 2, PviZW2.1, whole genome shotgun sequence contains the following coding sequences:
- the LOC140703806 gene encoding uncharacterized protein LOC140703806, which produces MLLNCNSQKPQSGQLVVKASGSCSSKLLSNSRLRTSASDDSGLDILHLEEKRSKCIEKGKSVMMQSDCSSSDKSLKGERQYKCLQCGKSFSKSSTLSCHQRTHTAEKPYKCMECGKSFSEKSTLRSHQRTHTGEKPYECMECEKSFSEKSTLRSHQRTHTGEKPYTCMECGKSFSQSIHLSSHQSIHTGEKPYKCIECGKNFSRSDVLSSHQRTHTGEKPYKCIECGKSFSHSKSLSLHQRTHTGEKPYKCMECGKAFSQQVHLRSHQRIHTGDKPYKCMECGKSFSLSGTLSSHQRTHTAEKRYKCLECEKSFSHSSKLNLHQRNHTGEKPYKCRECEKSFSRQDHLSSHLRTHTGEKPYKCMECGKTFSQSGTLSSHQRIHSGRKPYKCIECGKTFNHSSNLSSHERTHTGEKPYKCMECGKTFSQSGTLSLHQRTHTGEKPYKCMGCGKRFSQSKSLSLHQTTHTGEKP; this is translated from the coding sequence atgcttttgaactgcaactcccagaaaccccagtcaggacagctggtggtgaaggcttctgggagttgcagttcaaaactcctgagtaactcaaggttaagaaccagtgcctcaGATGACAGTGGACTTGACATACTTCACCTAGAGGAGAAACGAAGTAAATgcatagaaaaaggaaagagcGTCATGATGCAGAGTGACTGTAGTTCAAGTGACAAATCCCTGAAAGGTGAGAGACAATACAAATGcctacagtgtggaaagagcttcagtaagaGCAGTACGCTCAGttgccatcaaagaactcacactgcggagaaaccttataaatgcatggaatgtggaaagagcttcagtgaaaaGAGTACGCTtagatcacatcaaagaactcacactggggagaaaccttatgaatgcatggaatgtgaaaagagcttcagtgaAAAGAGTACGCTtagatcacatcaaagaactcacactggggagaaaccatatacatgcatggaatgtgggaagagctttagtcagagcattcatctgagttcacatcaaagcattcacactggggagaaaccatataaatgcatagaatgtgggaagaacttcagtCGGAGTGATGtactgagttcacatcaaagaactcacactggagagaaaccgtataaatgcatagaatgtggaaaaagcttcagtcacagcaaatCCTtgagtttacatcaaagaactcacactggggagaaaccatataaatgcatggaatgtgggaaggcCTTCAGTCAGCAAGTGCACTTGAGatcccatcaaagaattcacacaggggacaaaccgtataaatgcatggaatgtggaaagagcttcagtctgaGTGgtaccctgagttcacatcagagaactcacactgcGGAGAAACggtataaatgcttggaatgtgagaagagcttcagtcacagcagtaaacttaatttacatcaaagaaatcatactggggagaaaccatataaatgcaggGAATGcgaaaagagcttcagtcggcaagatcacctgagttcacatctaagaactcacactggggagaaaccatataaatgtatggaatgtggaaagaccttcagccAGAGCGgtaccctgagttcacatcaaagaattcacagtgggaggaaaccttataaatgcattgaatgtgggaaGACCTTTAATCACAGCAGTAACCTGagttcacatgaaagaactcacactggggagaaaccatataaatgtatggaatgtggaaagaccttcagtcaGAGCGGTACCctgagtttacatcaaagaactcacactggggagaaaccatataaatgcatgggatGTGGAAAGAGGTTCAGTCAGAGCAAATCCTTGAGTTTACATCAAAcaactcacacaggggaaaaaccgtAG